The Nitrososphaerota archaeon genome segment TCTGGCTTCACATTTGGATACGACTGAAGGTATCTCAGCCAATATGTCCGGGTGGATACCTATTGGGATGACTACATCTGCATTCGGTGGTGAGTTAGGTAGATAATCGCTTGGGTTGTCTAGGAAAGGTGGTAGGTTAGGTGGGACGGGGTGAAGCCCGACGACATCTTGAACGTGTGAGCCGTAGCCGATCCTACAGTATCCGCAGGCGAGACCGCAGGATTTGCAGAAGGTTGGTAGGTTGACAAGATTGCCTACGACCTTTTCGCCGAATTCGTGGCCCACGATGAAGTATAGCCTCAACTCGTAAAATAGTGTGGAGGAGGTGCTATAAAAATAGTGGGCGCTTAAGATGCTAGTACTTCGGTTTGGTCAGCTTGGCCCAAGCTGCTACAGCAGCTACGGTGATAAGTGAAGTCGCTAACCCTGTTATGGTCGCACCAACCAGTCTGGGGTCTATGCTCATCAGAAACGGCACCAAAGCGGCTAAAGCGTCTGCGAGCGCTGGGAACGCTAAGTAGGCTATGAAACCAAGGGCGTATCCAATTAACCATATACCTAAGATCGCTTTTACCCTACCCATGTCAGGTCGATTACTCTCTCCCTAATCGCCGATTTATTAGAGCAAAACAATATTAGTTTACTTAGCGGTTAAGAATGCTTATCCCCAGCAAACAGCTAGCTTGCAGAGACCTATGGCAAACTTAAGCCGTAAACATCGGCCTCTTCTCATCTCGCTCCACGACCCTCCTCACCCTCCCCAACGCCTCGAGAGCTTCACCCCACCTCTGCTCAAAAACCTCCGGCGCCAACTCACCCTCGTAGAAGCCAAGCGTGTGAAGTGGGAAGGTTTTATCCAAGAGGTCCCTGAAGACCCGCCTATCACTCTCAGCAACATTGCTCGCGATAAACCGCTCAACCCTGCCTAGACTCCACACCACAATGGGAACATTCTTCAAAGAGGCGTAAAACTTGATCAACGCTAAAGCAGATCCCCAAAGCTTCTCACCAGCCTGCCTAGAATCACCCCTCTCCTTATAGTCAAGAGCCCCCCTAAGATACCCCTCAAAGAGCCTTCTGTAGTGCTCAGCCCTAGCAGAAGGATCGGCAAAAATATTTCTCAACTCGTCAACAATATCCTCCCTCTTCCAACCACAAGCCTCCGAAACCTCCCTAATCCACTCTTCATCACCTCGACCAAGCCCCTCTCCCCTAACCAGCTTCCCAACGACCTCCAAAACCTCAGGCCACTCCTCCACAAGGTAGATGAAGAGCTGCCAAGCAGATAATAAGCCAGCAAACACGTGAGCATCCAAAACCTTAAAGCATTCTTGAAAACACGTAGGCAGGGCTTTGAACTGCTGATCGAAGCTCAAATACTTTCTAACTGAGTGATTCGCACCCTCCTCACACTCTCTACAAATCTCTACAACCGCATAAATCGGACTGACCATTAACCGCCTCCCCTACCCTCAAGCTCCCTAACCGCTCTCTCAATCGTTTCAGCTATCTCTTTCAGCTGCTCCGCCACCTTCTTCTTCTCGTCACTCGGGAGAGCAGTCAAACCTGCCCAGTTCAATGTACTCAACCTGAATAGGGATGAGACGAAGGCGGCATATGTCTCCGGTGTCAGCCTACTCGACAGCTCCACCATCTTAGACGGCGTAAGAGCCTCCTTTAAGATCTCATCCAATCTCTTCCCCTCCTTACCCTCAATCTCAGCGACGTCCCTAAGCAAATCACCTAAGAGTTTGAGAGCAGATGTAAAAGCAGAGCGGACAAACCCAAACCACTTTCACCAACACACACATTCAAAATCACCCTACATTATTTAAACTTAAAGGAAGAAGCACACTTCACACAGAAGAAGCCGCTGCCTCTGTTTAAAAGCTGGTCGCGATTGTGCAGTCTAGTAGCGAGCTCGTGATCCAGCTGGTCGAGTGCTATCTCTTCACATTTTTAACAAATCAATAAGGTGGTCGTAGCGTTTAACCCGTAAAGCCGGGAGTTAATCTAGCTTAGAGACCTAGCTTGCGGAGACCCAGCTTCTCAGCCAAGCTCCTAGCCCTATTCACGATCTCCCAAGCCCGCATCCTTTCACCAACCAGCTCAGCCCTCTGCATAATCATCAAGTCGCTCGTAGCAATAATGATCAGCTTGCTCCCAGCCTTCAACCCAAGCTTATCCCTAACCTCTTTGGGTATAACGATCTGCCCCTTCTCCGAAACCCTCGTAGTATCTATAGAGAGGTCCGACAACGCTAACCCTTCACATCTCCACCAAATTGCTATATAAGACTAGTCTTCACCTAAAGAAGCGATGAATCAAATCTCTAAAGCGCTAACATCTATCACCATAAGGGAGCTGATTCTGATCTGGCTCGCCATACACTTCCTCCTAATAACCCAGCCAAACTCGCCTGTCTTCGACGAAGCCTACTACACTCAAGCGGCAAGAGACCTACTCAAAGGTGTGGCGAGCAACATAGAGCACCCCTTCCTAGGGAAGGCTTGGGGCGCCTTAGGTATGGTTATCTTCGGAGACAACGCTTTCGGCTGGAGAATCATAATCATAGCGTTTGGCGCATTAACCATCTACACCTTCTACCAACTAGCCAGCCGATACCTTCCTGAGCGACTGGCGCTTCTAGCAGCAGCCTACCTCGGCTTCGACCACATGTTCTTCACCCACTCAAGCCTCTTTTTACTCGAGATACCCGCGCTCTTCTTCGCCATCCTAGCCTTCAAATACTACCTAGAGCGTAGAATCGTTTCGGCAGCCATCTCCATGGGGCTATCTATACTCAGCAAAGAGACCAGCCTCTTCCTCCTCTTCACGCTCATCCTCCTACACCTCGCAACAACAAAACGATCATCAACCCAAGATGCACTTAAGGCACTGAAGTTTACCGCTGTGCTACTA includes the following:
- a CDS encoding AbrB/MazE/SpoVT family DNA-binding domain-containing protein translates to MSDLSIDTTRVSEKGQIVIPKEVRDKLGLKAGSKLIIIATSDLMIMQRAELVGERMRAWEIVNRARSLAEKLGLRKLGL